The DNA segment CGCGGGTCACCGGCGCTTCGACCGTCGCCACGCAGCCTCACCTCCGAACCGTCCTTCGCCGGCCGCTGCGCCCCGAGCGCCCCGGCGGCCCCCCGGGCCCCACGGCCGTCCCTCAGTCGTAGCGGATGGTCGGGTCGACCCACACCAGCAGCACGTCGGCCAGCAGGTTCCCCACCAGCATCAGGAGGGCCGACATCATGAGAAACGTCATCACCAGGTACTGGTCCTGGTTGATCAGCGCGTCGTAGAAGAAGGGGCCCATGGTGGGCAGGTTGAGGACGATAGAGGTGATGATGGTGCCCGAGAGCAGCTCAGGCAGCTGCATCCCGAAGATGGAGACCAGCGGGTTCACCGCGTTCCGCACCGCGTGCTTGTAGATCACCACCCGCTCGCTCAGCCCCTTGCTGCGGGCCGTGGTGACGTAGGGCATCCCCAGCACGTCCAGCAGGTTCCCCCGCATGAGTCGCAGGAGCCCAGCGGTCCCCGAGGTGCCGATGGCGATCACCGGCACCCAGACGTGCTCGAGGAGATCCACCAGTTTGGCCGCTCCCCACGGCGCGCCGATCATCTCGGGCGAGAAGAGGCCGCCCACTGAGCTGGCCCCAGCCCGGAGCATCAGGTACATGAGCACCAGCGCCAGGAAAAAGTTGGGAATGGACAGGCCCACGAAGCCCACGAAGGTCAGCAGGTAGTCGAGGGCTGAGTACTTGTGGACGGCCGAATAGATGCCGATGGGCAAGGCGACCACCCAGGTGAAGAGGATGCTGGCTCCGGCCACCACCACCGTCCACCCCAGCCGCTCCCAGATGAGGTCGGCCACGGGCCGCTTGTAGGCGAAGGAGTAGCCGAAGTCGCCCCGGGTGACGATCCCCTGGACCCAGAGGAGGTACTGCATCCAGGGCGGCTTGTCGAGGCCGAGCTGGGC comes from the Limnochorda pilosa genome and includes:
- a CDS encoding ABC transporter permease yields the protein MKRYVARRLILMLPFMVLISMVSFAVIQAQPGDFGSQYFANPRVSPEMVFQMRAQLGLDKPPWMQYLLWVQGIVTRGDFGYSFAYKRPVADLIWERLGWTVVVAGASILFTWVVALPIGIYSAVHKYSALDYLLTFVGFVGLSIPNFFLALVLMYLMLRAGASSVGGLFSPEMIGAPWGAAKLVDLLEHVWVPVIAIGTSGTAGLLRLMRGNLLDVLGMPYVTTARSKGLSERVVIYKHAVRNAVNPLVSIFGMQLPELLSGTIITSIVLNLPTMGPFFYDALINQDQYLVMTFLMMSALLMLVGNLLADVLLVWVDPTIRYD